Proteins encoded within one genomic window of Legionella sp. PC997:
- the bioB gene encoding biotin synthase BioB: MTQVKKHWAVSEITALYEQPFNDLLHQAHTVHREYHQPNSLQFATLLSIKTGACPEDCGYCSQSGHHKTHVEKEKLMSVTDVLKAAQEAKEGGAKRFCMGAAWRCPPDKAMGELQEMIKGVKSLGLETCMTLGMLNQEQAASLKEAGLDYYNHNIDTSPSYYEKVVTTRKFSERLDTLNNVRAAGMNVCCGGILGLGETRADRIEFLFTLANMETPPESVPINRLIPVEGTPLAKAQPVEGIELVRTIATARIIMPQSVIRLTAGRTEMSDELQALCFFAGANSVFLGDKLLTEENPRRTKDKELFSKLGLTEMV, encoded by the coding sequence GTGACTCAAGTTAAGAAGCACTGGGCTGTTTCTGAAATTACAGCACTTTATGAACAACCCTTTAATGATTTGCTACATCAAGCACATACGGTACATAGAGAATACCATCAACCAAATTCATTACAATTTGCTACATTGTTAAGTATTAAAACTGGAGCATGTCCCGAGGATTGCGGTTATTGTTCTCAAAGCGGTCATCATAAAACTCATGTTGAGAAAGAAAAGTTAATGTCAGTTACTGATGTATTAAAAGCCGCTCAAGAGGCAAAAGAAGGTGGGGCTAAACGATTTTGTATGGGAGCTGCCTGGCGTTGTCCTCCGGATAAGGCGATGGGTGAGTTACAGGAAATGATTAAGGGAGTAAAGTCTTTAGGGCTTGAAACCTGCATGACTTTAGGTATGTTAAATCAAGAGCAGGCTGCCAGTTTAAAAGAAGCGGGTTTGGATTATTATAATCACAACATTGATACATCACCTTCTTATTATGAAAAAGTAGTTACAACACGCAAATTTAGTGAGCGATTGGATACCTTAAATAATGTTCGAGCTGCAGGAATGAATGTGTGTTGTGGTGGTATTTTGGGCTTGGGTGAAACACGTGCAGACCGAATTGAGTTTTTATTCACTTTAGCAAATATGGAAACACCGCCTGAAAGTGTTCCAATTAATCGTCTAATACCTGTAGAAGGAACGCCTCTTGCAAAAGCTCAACCAGTAGAAGGTATTGAGTTAGTACGCACCATAGCTACTGCCAGGATAATAATGCCTCAAAGTGTCATTAGACTGACGGCTGGAAGGACTGAAATGAGTGATGAATTACAGGCCCTTTGTTTCTTTGCAGGTGCGAATTCAGTATTTCTTGGAGATAAGTTGTTAACTGAAGAGAATCCTCGACGTACAAAAGATAAGGAGCTTTTTAGTAAACTTGGTTTAACTGAGATGGTTTAA
- the bioA gene encoding adenosylmethionine--8-amino-7-oxononanoate transaminase, which translates to MIKSQPILSTKILKMVNINQLISRDLKHFWHPCTQMKDFETCPPLFIEKAKGSYLYTNKGPLIDAISSWWCKSLGHGHPAIIAAIKDQMNRFEHVITANTTHPQLVELAEALTQITQKQHVFFASDGSSAVEIAMKLAIHANQIKGHTDRNQFIALKNGYHGETLGTMSISDLGLYKAPYSSFGLTCHYIENIPYISGKGDPLWHNCDNYWPIVEKKLEAISDKACAIIVEPLLQGAGGMLCYSPDFLKRLSSWAKSKDIYLIADEIMTGMGRTGKWLASDHADVEPDLICLSKGLTSGSIPLSCVMIDNSIFDLFYADYGSGKSFLHSHTYSGNPLAVSAALATIRVMQEEQIIEQAQKLGEYMFAALTEVAQLSGKLSNVRGIGAVVAADLEGTEHDRIGNSVYQQALNHGALIRPIGKTLYWLPPLNTKHEVIGKLAEITLHSIKGAYLTP; encoded by the coding sequence ATGATAAAGTCCCAACCCATCTTGTCAACCAAAATTTTAAAAATGGTAAACATCAACCAATTAATTAGTAGAGATTTGAAACATTTTTGGCATCCTTGCACACAAATGAAAGATTTTGAGACATGCCCTCCTTTGTTTATTGAAAAAGCTAAGGGTAGTTATCTCTATACCAATAAAGGGCCACTAATTGATGCTATCTCCAGTTGGTGGTGTAAATCTCTAGGTCACGGCCATCCGGCGATTATTGCAGCAATAAAAGACCAAATGAATCGCTTTGAACATGTCATTACCGCAAATACCACACACCCACAACTGGTGGAGCTAGCCGAAGCGTTAACCCAAATTACACAAAAACAACATGTTTTCTTCGCAAGTGATGGCTCTAGCGCCGTTGAAATCGCGATGAAACTTGCAATCCATGCGAATCAAATCAAAGGCCATACAGATAGGAACCAGTTCATTGCTCTTAAGAATGGATACCATGGAGAAACCCTAGGTACAATGAGTATTAGTGATTTAGGTCTTTATAAAGCTCCCTACTCATCGTTTGGTCTTACCTGTCATTATATTGAAAATATACCGTATATCTCGGGGAAAGGAGATCCCTTATGGCACAATTGTGACAACTATTGGCCCATTGTAGAAAAAAAATTGGAAGCAATCAGTGATAAAGCCTGTGCCATCATTGTAGAACCCTTACTTCAAGGTGCGGGAGGAATGTTGTGTTATAGCCCCGATTTTCTTAAACGCTTATCATCCTGGGCTAAAAGCAAGGATATTTATCTTATCGCCGATGAAATAATGACGGGAATGGGTCGCACAGGTAAATGGTTAGCATCAGATCATGCAGATGTTGAACCCGATCTTATTTGTTTATCCAAAGGATTGACCTCCGGATCAATCCCTTTAAGTTGTGTGATGATCGATAACTCAATCTTTGATCTTTTTTATGCAGATTATGGAAGCGGAAAATCTTTTTTACATTCACATACTTATAGTGGAAATCCACTCGCGGTCAGCGCCGCATTAGCAACCATTCGCGTCATGCAGGAAGAACAAATCATCGAGCAAGCTCAAAAGTTAGGTGAATACATGTTTGCAGCCTTAACTGAAGTAGCCCAACTCTCTGGTAAATTAAGTAATGTTCGAGGAATTGGAGCCGTAGTAGCAGCCGATCTAGAAGGCACTGAACATGATCGCATAGGCAATAGTGTTTATCAGCAAGCATTAAACCATGGAGCTTTAATAAGACCTATTGGTAAAACGCTTTACTGGCTACCTCCATTAAATACGAAACATGAAGTAATTGGGAAATTAGCGGAAATAACACTACACTCTATAAAGGGAGCCTATCTAACGCCGTAA
- a CDS encoding EAL domain-containing protein, translating into MRKIYRNMAFIVYKRLRLVWIFFTIFLLLAFSYINWYNSASNFFNYITDITHKRAQNIDRFINDVFLEINKIPTYQKNNINCKNDFDPYLQQIIMNYPQVSGLMIYDPRHQISCSTLPQNQTFNLSHDNSRSLIGPLKVPMFIHPIYLIQKKIGIYQIKMILLSPVLNEELNISENGIQTITLYDVNQKKELIRIQKPTNSSWMDKLPIFTEKIFANAPLNTLNGIELTVEGPDQTLINNLLHNQILLILDILTFTVLLYLLIKNKFNKYYSLHGAIKQAIKSGQFYPVYQPLFDTQRNTYSGAEVLLRWQDYGNEIIMPDLFIEEAEDTGLIVPITLQIIEIAFKEAKNILDSQPNFHLSFNICALHFTDSQFFPQFYKLVRHYLIEPKQILLEITERSLLDMNNEIYINRLQELRNIGYSLAIDDYGTGHSSISYLQYYPFNYLKIDKLFIHAIGTKAIAETLNDAIIHLAKKINLTIIAEGVETEEQLNYLLQNEVRLIQGWYFSKALPVEDLADLLQGETNE; encoded by the coding sequence ATGCGAAAAATATACAGAAACATGGCATTTATTGTTTACAAGCGATTGAGGCTAGTCTGGATATTTTTTACCATTTTTTTACTTTTAGCATTTTCTTATATTAATTGGTATAACAGTGCTTCGAATTTTTTTAATTATATTACAGACATAACCCATAAACGAGCTCAAAATATTGATCGTTTTATCAATGATGTTTTTCTTGAAATAAATAAAATACCTACGTATCAAAAGAACAATATAAATTGTAAGAATGATTTTGATCCTTACTTACAACAGATTATTATGAATTATCCCCAAGTCTCTGGACTTATGATTTATGACCCCAGGCACCAGATTTCGTGCTCTACATTACCCCAAAACCAAACGTTTAATCTAAGTCACGACAACAGTCGCTCACTTATAGGTCCATTAAAAGTTCCTATGTTTATTCATCCTATCTACCTGATTCAAAAAAAAATAGGTATTTATCAAATAAAAATGATTCTCTTATCTCCCGTCCTCAATGAAGAACTGAATATTTCAGAAAATGGAATACAAACGATTACGTTATACGATGTGAATCAGAAAAAAGAACTTATCCGGATTCAAAAACCAACTAATAGCTCTTGGATGGATAAATTACCCATTTTTACAGAAAAAATATTTGCCAATGCTCCATTAAATACTCTTAATGGCATTGAACTTACGGTCGAAGGACCTGATCAAACTTTAATTAACAACCTTTTGCATAATCAAATCCTGCTGATCCTTGATATTTTAACATTCACAGTTTTATTATACCTTTTGATTAAAAATAAATTTAACAAATATTATTCATTGCACGGCGCAATAAAACAGGCTATTAAAAGTGGACAATTTTATCCTGTTTATCAACCATTATTTGACACTCAACGTAATACCTATTCTGGGGCCGAAGTATTATTAAGATGGCAAGATTATGGTAATGAGATCATTATGCCTGATCTGTTTATAGAGGAAGCTGAAGATACTGGCTTAATTGTCCCTATAACCCTGCAAATTATTGAAATAGCGTTTAAAGAAGCTAAAAATATTTTGGATAGCCAGCCCAATTTTCATCTGTCATTTAATATTTGTGCACTCCATTTCACTGATAGTCAATTTTTTCCTCAATTTTATAAACTCGTGCGTCACTATTTGATTGAACCCAAACAAATATTATTAGAAATAACAGAGCGCTCTTTACTTGATATGAATAACGAAATTTATATCAACAGACTCCAAGAGCTTAGAAACATTGGGTATTCCTTAGCTATAGACGATTATGGAACAGGGCATTCAAGTATCAGCTATTTGCAATACTATCCTTTTAATTATCTTAAGATCGACAAATTATTTATTCATGCAATCGGTACAAAAGCTATAGCTGAAACATTAAATGATGCAATTATTCATTTAGCAAAAAAAATTAATCTAACTATTATTGCAGAAGGAGTAGAAACAGAAGAACAACTGAATTATTTATTACAAAACGAGGTTAGACTTATACAGGGCTGGTATTTTTCTAAAGCTTTACCTGTCGAAGATTTAGCCGACCTGCTTCAAGGAGAAACAAATGAATAG
- the coaE gene encoding dephospho-CoA kinase (Dephospho-CoA kinase (CoaE) performs the final step in coenzyme A biosynthesis.) encodes MVYCVGLTGDIASGKTTVAELFSKLGIKVIYADIISRELTKKNELAYKKIVEHYGHRVLKQDEELDRSKLREIIFANHQERYWLEHLLHPLIRQEIEKQVDTCTTPYCIVEIPLLITKQSYPYINRILLVRAPKKIQIARLMQRDKCSTEQALAILSVQPDINIRLESADDLIENNMEIDELTKAVNDLHDKYLWEAKNKM; translated from the coding sequence ATGGTTTATTGTGTTGGATTAACAGGCGACATAGCGAGTGGAAAAACTACCGTTGCTGAACTTTTTTCGAAATTAGGCATTAAGGTAATTTATGCTGACATAATATCAAGAGAACTTACCAAAAAGAATGAACTAGCCTATAAAAAAATCGTAGAACATTACGGGCACAGAGTTTTAAAACAAGATGAAGAGTTGGATCGAAGTAAACTAAGAGAAATAATATTTGCGAATCATCAAGAACGGTACTGGCTTGAGCATCTCCTACATCCTCTTATCCGCCAAGAAATAGAAAAACAAGTTGATACCTGTACGACACCTTATTGTATTGTTGAGATTCCTTTGCTTATTACAAAACAATCCTACCCTTATATCAATCGAATTTTGCTTGTCCGCGCGCCAAAGAAAATACAAATAGCACGATTGATGCAACGGGATAAATGCAGTACAGAACAAGCACTGGCAATTTTATCCGTGCAACCAGATATTAATATTCGTCTCGAAAGCGCAGATGATCTTATTGAAAATAATATGGAGATTGACGAACTGACTAAAGCGGTAAATGATTTACATGATAAATACCTATGGGAGGCAAAAAATAAGATGTAA
- a CDS encoding endonuclease/exonuclease/phosphatase family protein, protein MKLITLNLWGGHLRNPLLEFISQHHEIDIFCFQEVYNNANRTVTEEDRELSLNIFSDLQQLLPNHFAIFKPAVENIYGIAMLLKNDIDILGEGDINIHQKQHYPGIGLNHPRNLQWVECEVGKRIYSILNVHGLWNGQGKKDTPERINQSQRIRHFMDTINTPKILCGDFNLKPDTKSMHILEQGMNNLIKIHNVRSTRTRHYKKEEKFADYILTSPDITVNEFCVLSDEVSDHAPLYIDFN, encoded by the coding sequence ATGAAATTAATTACTTTAAATTTGTGGGGCGGACACCTACGAAACCCTTTATTAGAATTTATTAGCCAACATCATGAAATCGATATATTTTGCTTTCAAGAAGTATATAACAACGCTAATCGTACTGTAACCGAAGAAGATAGAGAACTTAGTCTAAATATTTTTTCTGACCTACAGCAGCTCCTTCCTAATCATTTTGCTATTTTTAAACCCGCTGTAGAAAATATCTATGGAATTGCGATGTTGTTGAAAAACGATATCGATATTTTAGGAGAAGGAGATATCAATATTCATCAAAAACAACATTATCCAGGAATAGGGTTAAACCACCCTAGAAATTTGCAATGGGTCGAATGTGAAGTAGGGAAAAGAATTTACTCCATATTAAATGTTCATGGACTCTGGAATGGGCAAGGAAAGAAGGATACCCCAGAACGAATCAATCAATCACAACGGATTCGCCATTTTATGGATACCATCAATACACCTAAAATATTATGCGGTGATTTTAATTTAAAACCAGATACAAAAAGCATGCATATTCTTGAGCAGGGAATGAATAATCTCATAAAAATTCATAACGTAAGGTCAACAAGAACTCGTCATTACAAAAAAGAAGAAAAATTTGCAGATTATATTCTGACTTCCCCAGATATTACTGTGAATGAATTTTGTGTATTAAGTGATGAAGTATCAGACCATGCTCCGCTGTATATTGATTTTAATTAA
- the mutT gene encoding 8-oxo-dGTP diphosphatase MutT has product MEVAVAVIVDEQQRILITQRPFHVPHGGCWEFPGGKLETGESPGVALVREIKEEVGLDILQYKLLGEINHQYSDKEVKLNIFLVDQFVGLPSCKEGQLAMKWVHQHELNPEQFPEANHRVITIVQNYLCCREAI; this is encoded by the coding sequence ATAGAAGTTGCTGTAGCAGTTATTGTTGATGAACAGCAGCGTATCTTGATAACCCAGCGTCCTTTCCATGTTCCGCATGGAGGATGCTGGGAGTTTCCTGGCGGTAAGTTAGAGACTGGTGAGTCTCCAGGAGTTGCATTAGTTCGAGAAATCAAGGAAGAGGTTGGCTTAGATATTTTGCAATACAAATTATTGGGAGAAATTAATCACCAATATTCCGATAAAGAAGTAAAATTAAATATTTTTCTTGTTGATCAATTTGTTGGTCTCCCTTCATGTAAGGAAGGACAGTTGGCTATGAAATGGGTTCATCAGCATGAACTCAATCCCGAACAGTTTCCTGAAGCAAACCATAGAGTAATTACAATCGTACAGAACTATTTATGCTGCAGAGAAGCTATATGA
- the secA gene encoding preprotein translocase subunit SecA, whose amino-acid sequence MLNTLIKKMFGSRNERTLRRMEKAVMAINAFEPQMKALTDAELAAKTQHFKARFAEGESLDEMLAEAFATVREASIRTLGLRHFDVQLIGGMVLHEGNIAEMRTGEGKTLVATLPAYLNAITDRGVHVVTVNDYLAKRDSQWMKPIFEFLGLTVGVIYPDMSHSAKQEAYRCDIVYGTNNEYGFDYLRDNMAFSLEDKVQRELNFAIVDEVDSILIDEARTPLIISGAAEDSSELYIKINTLIPHLKKQEEEGGEGDYTVDEKQKQAHLTDTGHQHIEELLVKAKLLDQGESLYHASNIMLMHHVNAALKAHAMFHRDVDYIVKDGQVIIVDEHTGRTMPGRRWSEGLHQAVEAKEGVGIQNENQTLASITFQNFFRMYNKLSGMTGTADTEAYELQQIYNLDVVVIPTNKPMVRKDESDLVYLTQQDKFQAVIADIRECITRKQPVLVGTVSIEASEFLSQFLKKEHIKHQVLNAKFHEKEAQIIAEAGRPGAVTIATNMAGRGTDIVLGGSLSADLAQLPETASAEEIDAVKKLWQKRHDEVIAAGGLRIIGSERHESRRIDNQLRGRSGRQGDVGSSRFYLSLEDNLMRIFASDRVASMMRRLGMKPGEPIEHSLVTKAIENAQRKLEGHHFDVRKQLLDYDNVANDQRQVIYTQRASIMDMTDTEEMVNMMREEVISNLVDTYIPPQSLEDQWDAKSLSDVLADEFKLKAPVLEWIEEDHHIQPEQIKDKILDIAEKKYDEKVKQAGRATMSQFEKSVILQTLDNQWREHLAVMDQLRQGIHLRGYAQKDPKQEYKKEAFALFTTMLDTLKYDVTRLISSVEIQTEEDVNAVEEQRRAEQVSKMNLQHGNYVDENEEEGIQTQTYKRHEKKIGRNDPCPCGSGKKYKTCHGSLA is encoded by the coding sequence ATGCTGAATACGTTGATTAAGAAAATGTTTGGAAGCCGAAATGAGCGTACATTGCGGCGTATGGAAAAGGCAGTAATGGCAATCAATGCATTTGAACCACAAATGAAAGCATTGACAGATGCTGAGTTGGCTGCAAAAACCCAGCATTTTAAAGCACGTTTTGCAGAAGGTGAAAGCCTTGATGAAATGTTGGCGGAAGCTTTTGCTACAGTAAGAGAGGCATCTATACGGACTTTAGGTCTGCGCCATTTTGACGTGCAATTAATTGGTGGGATGGTACTGCATGAAGGTAACATTGCTGAAATGCGTACTGGGGAAGGTAAAACACTGGTAGCAACTTTGCCTGCATATTTGAATGCAATTACTGACCGCGGTGTACATGTTGTAACTGTGAATGATTATCTCGCGAAACGCGACAGTCAATGGATGAAACCTATATTTGAGTTTTTAGGCTTAACTGTAGGTGTGATTTATCCGGATATGTCCCATTCAGCAAAACAAGAAGCTTATCGTTGCGATATTGTTTATGGAACGAATAATGAATATGGTTTTGATTACTTACGCGATAATATGGCATTTAGTCTTGAAGACAAGGTACAACGCGAGTTGAACTTTGCCATAGTGGATGAAGTAGACTCTATTTTAATTGACGAGGCACGTACACCTTTGATTATTTCGGGTGCGGCTGAAGATAGTTCCGAACTATATATCAAAATTAATACATTGATTCCTCATTTGAAGAAACAAGAAGAAGAGGGCGGTGAAGGGGATTATACTGTTGATGAGAAGCAAAAGCAGGCGCATCTTACTGATACAGGTCATCAACATATAGAGGAATTGCTGGTTAAAGCAAAACTTCTGGACCAGGGTGAAAGTTTGTATCATGCTAGTAATATTATGTTAATGCATCATGTGAATGCTGCATTAAAAGCGCATGCGATGTTCCATCGAGACGTGGATTATATCGTTAAGGATGGACAGGTTATTATAGTTGACGAGCATACTGGTCGTACAATGCCTGGTCGACGATGGTCTGAAGGATTACATCAAGCTGTTGAAGCGAAAGAAGGTGTTGGGATTCAAAATGAAAACCAAACTCTTGCTTCCATTACATTCCAGAATTTTTTCCGTATGTATAATAAATTGTCCGGTATGACTGGAACCGCGGATACTGAAGCGTATGAATTACAGCAAATTTATAATCTTGATGTAGTGGTCATTCCAACCAATAAACCGATGGTAAGAAAAGATGAATCGGATTTGGTTTATTTAACGCAGCAAGATAAATTCCAAGCGGTCATAGCAGACATCCGTGAATGTATTACCCGAAAGCAACCTGTTCTTGTGGGTACTGTTTCGATTGAAGCTTCTGAATTTTTAAGTCAATTTCTTAAAAAAGAACATATCAAGCATCAAGTTCTCAATGCCAAATTTCACGAAAAAGAGGCCCAGATTATTGCTGAAGCAGGTCGTCCAGGTGCCGTAACCATTGCTACAAATATGGCTGGTCGAGGAACAGATATTGTTTTGGGAGGAAGTTTGTCTGCTGATTTAGCTCAATTGCCGGAAACAGCGAGTGCCGAAGAAATAGATGCGGTTAAAAAGTTATGGCAGAAACGTCATGATGAAGTAATTGCTGCTGGTGGATTAAGAATTATAGGCTCCGAGCGTCATGAATCACGCCGAATCGATAATCAGTTACGGGGTCGTTCAGGTCGTCAGGGTGATGTGGGAAGCAGTCGTTTCTACTTATCACTTGAAGATAATTTAATGCGTATATTTGCTTCTGATCGTGTTGCATCGATGATGCGTCGTTTAGGAATGAAGCCTGGGGAGCCTATTGAGCATAGTTTAGTTACCAAAGCGATTGAGAATGCTCAACGGAAACTTGAGGGACATCATTTTGATGTTAGAAAACAGTTGTTGGATTATGACAATGTGGCTAATGATCAAAGACAGGTTATTTATACGCAACGTGCCTCAATCATGGATATGACAGATACTGAAGAAATGGTCAATATGATGAGAGAGGAGGTCATATCAAATCTTGTTGATACCTATATTCCTCCACAAAGTTTGGAAGATCAGTGGGATGCAAAATCTTTAAGTGATGTTCTGGCTGATGAGTTCAAACTTAAGGCTCCAGTGCTTGAATGGATTGAAGAAGATCATCATATCCAACCAGAGCAAATCAAGGATAAGATTCTTGACATTGCGGAAAAAAAATATGATGAAAAAGTAAAACAAGCAGGTAGAGCTACAATGTCTCAGTTTGAAAAATCAGTGATTTTGCAAACTTTGGATAATCAATGGCGTGAACACTTAGCGGTAATGGATCAACTGCGTCAAGGAATTCATTTGCGTGGGTATGCCCAAAAAGATCCAAAACAAGAGTATAAAAAAGAAGCTTTTGCCTTGTTTACCACGATGCTTGATACTTTAAAATATGATGTAACTCGTTTAATTTCCTCAGTTGAAATTCAAACTGAAGAAGATGTAAATGCCGTTGAAGAGCAGCGCCGAGCTGAGCAAGTGAGTAAGATGAACTTGCAACACGGTAATTATGTTGATGAAAATGAGGAAGAGGGAATTCAGACACAAACCTACAAAAGGCATGAAAAGAAAATTGGTCGAAATGATCCTTGTCCCTGCGGTTCGGGTAAAAAATATAAAACATGCCATGGAAGTTTAGCGTGA
- the dusA gene encoding tRNA dihydrouridine(20/20a) synthase DusA, whose amino-acid sequence MSDILLSPLSIAPMIDWTYSHFRIFMRILAPNALLYTEMQTTGAIQNNPVRSLQFSEIEHPIALQVGGSDPKALAQCVQYAEQEGYNEININLGCPSDKVQAGRFGACLMREPKHVVACLKAMQEGATIPITAKTRIGIDHQDSYEFFSDFVHQLIEAGVQKVIVHARKAWLNGLNPKQNRTIPPINYEYVYRLKKEIPDVPVIVNGNISNIKEISEHLQIVEGVMLGRLACDNPFQIAKIHQELYPEIQTSTRSQVFNRYLDYLQEEYHKGASLSLLIKPVFNLAFGLPGASQWKRKLMLIMQTKNLTLFSELREYLKEIELHAEAL is encoded by the coding sequence GTGTCTGACATTTTGCTATCCCCTTTATCTATTGCTCCAATGATTGATTGGACTTACAGCCATTTTCGGATTTTTATGCGAATTCTGGCTCCTAATGCACTTTTGTATACAGAAATGCAAACTACTGGTGCGATCCAGAATAATCCGGTGCGGTCTTTACAATTTAGTGAAATAGAACATCCCATAGCGCTACAAGTGGGAGGGTCAGACCCCAAAGCCTTAGCTCAATGTGTTCAATACGCAGAGCAAGAAGGATATAACGAGATTAATATTAATCTCGGTTGTCCGAGTGATAAAGTTCAGGCGGGACGTTTTGGCGCATGCTTAATGCGGGAACCAAAACACGTTGTAGCTTGTCTTAAGGCGATGCAGGAAGGTGCTACTATACCCATTACTGCAAAAACCAGAATAGGGATCGATCATCAAGACAGTTATGAGTTTTTTAGTGACTTTGTACATCAGTTGATTGAGGCTGGAGTGCAGAAAGTAATTGTGCATGCCCGAAAGGCTTGGCTCAATGGGTTAAACCCCAAACAAAATCGAACAATTCCGCCAATTAACTATGAATATGTATATCGACTTAAAAAAGAAATACCGGACGTTCCTGTCATAGTCAATGGTAATATATCAAATATAAAAGAGATTAGTGAACATCTGCAAATTGTTGAAGGAGTAATGCTTGGTCGTTTAGCATGTGATAACCCTTTTCAAATAGCAAAAATACATCAAGAACTTTATCCAGAAATCCAAACAAGTACACGCAGTCAAGTATTTAATCGTTATCTGGATTATTTACAGGAAGAATATCATAAAGGAGCTTCTTTAAGTTTATTGATTAAGCCCGTATTCAATTTAGCTTTTGGATTACCGGGTGCAAGTCAATGGAAAAGAAAACTAATGCTGATTATGCAGACCAAAAATCTTACTTTGTTTAGTGAGTTAAGAGAATATTTAAAGGAAATTGAGCTGCATGCAGAGGCATTATAA